gccctgagcccggacccgacccgaccctgatttgtCAGCCCAAAGgacgggttagggttgagttttAGTCTGACcatggcagggtcgggtcgggttcgAGATAAGACCCCTGGCTTAGCCCGGCCAGGCCCGGCCCTGTATtagttataaatatataataatgtatatattatagaTCTAAttgagaaaaattaaaaatgaaaagacaaaaaaaccctaagggatggccaaaccctaaatcccttttcaattttcaatcttCATCACTTTTAAGGGAGAATAGCCGCCGCTAGctgccttcctcttccttcttccctgagtaggaaaaagaaatggaagaaaacGGTACCAATTTCCCATTGATGGATGGATTGTGAATCTGCGAGAAGTTGAACATGCTTGGCCTCCTGGCTCTTTTCGATGTTCTCAATCACTGGAATAGCGACCAAAGAAAGCATCAAATCTACTCCGTTCTTGAGAATTTAGAAAGCTAacagttcaaagttcaaacccagGCTTCTCCGGCGGTAAACCCATTTGCTCTCACTCTTTCGCTTGCTtgcttccttctcttcctctgttcCTTTTAGGCGACCACATCTCCATTATGCATTGTTTTCAGCAATAATATATTGGAAAAGTTAGGTAACCAAATGGTAGAAGATTTGGGCACTTACTAATCTGTCAAGTGGTTGTGCTGTGATTAATTCCCAAACAGACAGCTTGTatcatttctctcccccttctcttccttcgTGGCTTcaactcccccctcccccactaaCCCTGTCGTTTCCATATTCTTAAACAAGAAGATAAACAATTTAAATCCAACTCAGCCATGCTTTGCTCTCTGTTTATATAACTCCCTCAATCCCTTTCACGATAACAACTACTGCTGGTTTCAATTCCACACATGCAATTTTAAGAGACCATTTTTTTTGTCAGGTATCTTTCCTCTTGAGTTCTTTAGATTTCTCTTCTGCATTTCATCCTCGTCTTCTCCCACATTAACACCTCTGTGCTCTGTTTATGTTTGGGGTTCAGACatggtcaatcagggccaatccgaccctgcccgaccctatcagggtcaatcagggtcgggtcgggttacgaaaaaccctggcagggtcgggttagggttgagggtttcttggccctgccaaggttgggtcaaggtcagggtcagggtttaggttaaggcctctagggtcagggtcagggtttaggcaggcccggcccaacccgacccattgacacccctaagtctagtcaagttgggcatgtgtgatatctatgccccaacttgagggggagtgttgagatgtgttacccgatattataagggtatttttggtattttatttatgctttatttatgtacttttgaacaagggtagaattgtaatttgggctgacattgttcatgtgaacaggtgtcgtgaacagtgtttctctttgtaatctcttttattattattattataaatagagagcttgactaatctcattgatcattcaagccattcacgaaattcctgttttgttaacaagaACCTACTACACTCACCAAAAAGGCAACACAAACGCTACATAATTCACCCAAAACATTGAGTTTGCTCCTGCGTCCAACAGACCCAAGAGACAGACAATCATAAGGGCTTGCATCCCATAATACACAGCCTTAAATGCACAAACCCCTTGTTTGCCAGATCAACCGCCTCATTAGAAGATTTAGGTTTCCACTGAAACTGAAAATGCCTCTGGGAGAGAGGTAGAAAATGATCTGATGCGATGAGTGTAATGTCATGGTTCCTCTGCAGGACTTCCATCCATGAATAACATTGGCTGAATCTCCTAAAATAACTTCATGCAGCTCCACCTTGATTTGGTGAGCTATCAACTCTACTCTAATTAAATCTACTTCTCCTATTGTTCCAGAGAAAGCACACCAATAACTTCGCTGTGCTATTTTCATATAATACCACCAATCCCAGAGTGTCCCAGGTTCCATCTGAGCAGCTGTCAACATTTAATTTCACCAGACCTTCCAAAGGGGGCTGCCACAGCCACAGTAGTCGGTATAGATATCACCTTACTTGAAAATATTAAGGGACCCCAATCTCTAAACAGCCATTTGGGATATTTCTCAACATCTTTTCCACCATTGTGCAACTTGCAACCCGGTTTTTATTTTTCAGCAACCATGTTGACATCGGCCACTTTATCAGAGAATTATCATGTTCCATTCCTCCTATAAACACCGTGGTGTATCCAATAATTGTCCCTTTCCAAAGAAATCTCCCTTTCCTTCCAAAGGTGCTCTAAGCCAAAACCAGGTCAGTTTATTTATATCTTCTAGAAAGATCCAGTGCATCTGAATTTTCTGAAGGAAATGGAACCAAACCAGTTTGGCATAggagtaataaaaaaaattgatgtacAATGGTTCTTGCTCCGTTTTACAATCAAGCATAGATGAGGAGAGAGTGCCAGCCCTGGTTTCTCTATTGGGACAAATCACAAGCACCTTTTGTGATTAATTTCCTAACcttttgctccattgtgaccaagtggtcacgggtctggaaacagcctctctgctaaagcaggggtaaggctgcgtacattatgaccctccccacaccctgcagtggcgggaactttgtgcactgggtacgacctTTTTATGTATGGAATACTATGGATATTCAAATAAATACAATCCAAATGGACCTCTCAAGAAGTATAGAATATTTCAGATTGGGCTGGTCTCATCCACAGAGTACAGATGAAGAATGGATGAGATACCTTCACCCTACTTGCACAGTTCTTATAAATTATGaatattaaatttaaaaaaaaaattaaaaacaagaaaaacaaatctTCTACAAAAATTGTTGCATGCCCCCGCTCTGTGGCTGCCATTAATTCCTTGTGAGGCCTGTAACTCCTCTCTTTAACTTTTTGAAGCTTTTGATAAGCAGTAAGCATGTGGATCTTATAGGTTCCGTCAGATTTtcttagggaaaattacaagattaggcaaaatcatgtttttctttacaaaactaaccacctattgtttcagttaacaaaaataaccaaaattagGTATAGGTTTACAAAAGTAACCAAAACAATGTATCCCCCTCCCTCACCTacatttttttacatttttgccCCTAATTCTTTCCACCACCTccgcctccacctccaccactaccgCCATCACCacccctcccctgcaaccccacctCCACTCTTTGTCTCTCCACAaatctttctatctctctcccacttccacttCCACTCCCACTCCCACTCCCGAAGTTAGAGCTGTTTCTGGAtaattgaaatttaaaaaagtTGAACAAAAGAGTTTCAACAAACCTCTTTGAAAGATGCTGGTTCTACGGGATTAAAtgtaaaaaggaaagaaaaaaaataaaggcaaggagagaagaaagtgATGAATTGAAACCAGGAACAACTCTCTCTGCAAATCTGGGCATCGTGTGTCTCGGATTCAACAAAAAAATCCCCAATAGAGagacttaattcttctagttcgTAGGTGTAAGGAAGTTCCAAGGTTGGGCGGCGAGGGTTCTTACAGGCGGCATGGGAATTGCAGGCATGAGAGCTGAGGTCAGGTGCAAACTGCCTAGCATTCATGAGGAGGTTCTGCAGGTGGCAGAGCTGGGACCATGGGTGCAGGGGCCTCGTGGTGGACGTTCAGGTTCAGGGGCCTCGAGGAGGTTCCACTCCTCAACTGCGATTGCAACAGGTAGCAGGTGGTATGGACATGGTGATCGGAAAAGGTAAAGTTCAGGGATGGGCCAATGGGATtgcagggaagggaagggaggtTTAGGGACGGGTAAAATTGTCTAAAATGTAGGTGAGGAAGGAGGAGACACTGTTTTGGctatttttgttaactgaaACAATAGTTGATTAGTTTTGTAAAAGAAAACATGATTCTgtctaatcttgtaattttcccattttcttatATGAAAAGCAGCACTGTTTCTTTTGCTTATCTTTGATAGATGTGGGAGAGAACCCTCACACTTGACTGTTTTAACTGTCGCAGATCTGAAGAATACTTCACCAATACGGCTGTCTGTGGATTCTGTAATGAGTAATGGATCAATGCACAACTAATATCTATACATTATGTCTGCGTATAATTCTGGTTGGAAACTGATCGTTGATCTTAATCTTTTGCAGGTGATTCAGCAGTGGACTACTCTATGAACCCCGCAACTGAAGAAACAGAAACACATATGCTTACATCAGGTGATGGCATGTCACCATAAGATTTCATGAATCTTGCTATGTAATGCATCTTGTGACGCGTGAGCCCCTCTGATGTTGATGGTTGAAATGCCTGCTTATTTTTAGTCAGGCCTCTGCAGAGCCATCGTCTGTGTACAGTGGTGTCTTAAGGTACTAAACAAAGCTCAGTTATGGGCTGGTAGTGGTAGTAGCAGCAGTGATATTAGCATTGGTAGTACTTAACAGTGCAGACTTTGTCCTGAGCAATGAGATGATTTGTTATGTCCTGGCTGCCCAGGTTGGCTGAGTAAAACATGCCTTCTCTTGTGGCAGTTTCTGGGTTTTaaatcttttcccttttataaattttttttaaagaaagaacTTCTCTGACATTCAAGAACCCAGTTAAATATATTGATGTTAAGAACATTACTGATAATTTTTAGTTTGTATGTATTGAATATCCTTGGGCTTTCGGTACAGGCAAAGACGAGTGATTGCATTTCAATGGTTGAAGAATAATTTGTACTTGTGATATATGTTCATCTATTAGTTTAATGCCTACATTTCATTTCTTTGCCAAAGTGGTATGAGGGAGCTGAATCTGTGTTTTTGCTTCTGTCCCATGGATTAAAAACCTGAAATCGGGATCTGAATTTGGTCCAGCCAATTCCGATCTGATACTCAATCGGCCATAATTTTTGACCGGTGAATCAGgcttttttaatataaatattataataaattCAATATCACGATCGAACTCTAGTATGAAATTGCTCCAGCCAATTCCGATCTGATACTCAATCGGCCATTTTTTTGATCGACCGATGAATCGGGCTTTTTTAATGTTATAAATTAAATATCACACTTGAACtccagtctctctctctctctctctctctcatcaccACCCTTCCAACCATCCCCACCCTCACGAGCTGAGGCTTCACCCCCTGACCGCCTGTAACTCCTCCCCCTTGCATCTACCCGCCCTTTGCATCTTCCTCTCCCATCTGCAACTCCCCCAACCCACTCTCTTCGGAAACGCCCAACCCTCCCCCACTCTAAAACTCCCCTCAGCAATTTTCAAACCATGTCTTTAACCTCCTTCTCGAACTATTGAAGCACGTTCTATACGAATAGGTTCCTCCCTCTTCTATCCGGTTCCCCTTTCAGCATTTTAATCCAACAAATGATGGGACTCACATATTCAAAACACAtgagaaaaaataaacaaaaaaaaaaaaatcaagtgaaAGAAAAACTGCATGGGGACGTTTTTActtcaagaaaataaataacattCAAAATAAGTTAAACAGAGACTCTTACAATTGATTCTTCAACAAAgcaaaaatcattaaaaaaaataatccaagACCTTAAGACTGTCCCGAAGCTGTAATTTCAGCGAAGAAACAAAGACCAACAATCTTGACCTGCAAACTAAATCAGAATTTCAATGGCAGAAAGACGGAACCATTGTCATGAAACACACTCACCAATCCCACGACTTGACCTGACAGACTCGATACCAATTCCTCCATAACAATTCATCAACCTTCAACAGATTTCACCAAATTTTCGAGTGACCACTTGGGAACGATATTAAATAACCTTCTCTCTCTACAACCTTCTCTATATTTATCTGTCTGGttttgccttttcttcttccttttgctccttttcttcttccttatgCTCTGCTGTAGGAGCAGGAACTTTCTCAGTTTTTTCTTCCTTATCTTTGCTTTCACTTACACTCAACTTCTCAATCAGGCCAGCAGCAGAGGTACCTTCTTCGCTCTCTCCATCTTTCTTTCCTTGAGATTCAGCAACCTCCGCTATCATTTCCTTGAAAGTTTTGCAGTCTGACAAACAGGCATATGTATAAATATACAGAGAACATTCATTCACATAAACAACCATTACTATTGATCATACTCCAGTGAACTCGACATTAAGAAACTGTAACACTAATATTTTAAGTATTGGTGAGGACATAAAAGTATAAATCTAGGTAAATATACACACCTCACAACACTTGACCAATACTTGCTCCAGAAACAATGGCATATTAGTCATTTAACAAACTTATAAAAACTATTAGTCACCAAATACTCTACTACCATAAATTACCACACATAAAACCAGAAAAATACCAATTCAATGATAAAAAGAAGGATGGAGATCCACATTTGAAGTTCTAATGGGCATTAAACAAAAGCCATAGCAAAGTACAAGTGGCCCTACCATGATTTTAAAAATTGGTATTAGACTCGCCAATGTCAATACCAATACCGATAGGCCAAATCGGATGATTTTGCTAACCCCAGTTAGATCcacacacagacacacatcccCAGTTTAAATGGACCCAATCTTGCTTTCTAGATATCACCAGAAGTCaagttttcatttctttctcaaCTTTTTGCAAGAGAGGGAGTTAGATTTCAGTTCATTAATAAAACTGGGGTCTCAAGTAAGGACTAAGAAGCCAGAGTGTGTTTCAAGTTTTTAAATCTCCCAACCTCTGGGAACTCTCATGTCTCCCTCTTATAGAGTGCATCATTGATGTATCTCGGctgtccaaaaaaaaacagcctCAAGTGTAGGGATTCCCCCCTACACCAGCAGTAGTGTAGCTGTaggcaaggttcgaaaactcgggtctctatgccaactcggacccttgaaaaaccgagtcgagtcgagatctcgcagAGTTGgtgcacctttttttttccgactcaaagcctcatctcggtgggttttagacctagtttgagtcatttaaacacaacggcactatcagattttgcaaaaacaaagtccaaataggagatTCACTTAgtaggaaagcaggacagacacttatgctagaaaccaggacaaacacacttatttatgcctaatatcatttaagtaaatgcttttgtatttcatttacttaagatattattcataaataagcaaataccccctatttgaatccaataaaaatagttaaaaaatcaaattccaaaaggaaaaaaagtcaaccccccagttcaagaacaaatactaggttttcggtggtaggtgcaatttccaactttctaatgttggggtttttctcaaatctaaaaatttcacaaatcttaatatggtaaaacattgctaaaaaccaaaagtgcggtaaaatattcatttgttttaatgtccaaaaaaatattttcattcaaagcgattttgacaacattcacgcacaccgaattaagtttgaccgatacataactccttcaatataaatcagattttagcaatcttggacttgttggaaagctttgttttgaaagcatacataggtgtctgtataccaagattttccaccaagatctcgagatttggcactcatataaaggacctagatgggcattttcctaggTCAAactgccgagatctcggcgagatattgacattttgagactcATTGGCAatctcgtctcgggatttcgaaaaaccgagaaactcggcgagatctcatgagttctcgaactatggctGTAGGATAGGTGTAAGGATTCCCCCGTACACCAGCACAAAATcgtagggttaggtttaggtcTCTATTTAGACTTTGCTTGCTGACttgtaatcctaattggaaTTCCTagttgggaatcctagttagagtcctagtttgagtctgctttctatttctttttgttcAGCCATTAAGGCTATAAATATGCTTGTAATTGCTCAAGAGAGCCCCAcgatttgaagaaataaagtTATTGCTTTTGCAACCAGATTGTCCTGAAAGAGGCTGtgagggtgagatgcccaggctgattATTGCTTTTGCAACCAGATTGTCCTGAAAGAGGCTGTGAGGGTGTGATGCCCAGGCTGATGAGATAGCCAACCTatcccccatcttcttccctactCAATCTccattcttcttattttctgtTAGATTTAAACCCTGCAACCAAGCTACCGAGTGTGTGTTCTGGAGTTTTCAACCAAGATTTGAGATCTAAAAGTTCCACAGCAACATTGTGATTGATTGCTGGACTGAAGGGGATAAACCAGGGCTTGCGGCTAcatctattttctattttctgttggaGATTCGAGGGTTCTGATCTCAGCTACCTGCAACCAATAGAGGTGAGCTTCTGGGTCTTGATTCTGCCCTATTCAAGCTATACTCGATCAGTTTTTGGAGACCCACTGGAGTCAGTTTTAGATGATCAGAACTCAGAAGATTCTCCCGGAATTGGCATCGGCAGACTGGTTTATGGCATTCTCTGCTACAACTTCGAGCAACTACAGCTCTGCAAGTAATCCTCTGATAAGGCCCATATTCGAAGGGTTAGTTTTTCCCCTGGAAAGCTCTACTCGATCCAGGGTTGAGGCATATTTTGCAGGCTGGTTTGAGGCCTAGCttttaaccttctaattctggttctgtttctattttgtgaTCTACCGAGTAAGATCTCTCTGCTGGGACTGTATGGATTTGCTATTGTGAGAATCTTTTGGGGTTAGGGTTATTTGTAATCTAGCCTTACATTAACCATACTGACTGGAATGACTAGCCAACACTCAATGATAAACTTCCTTTAACCGTGTCAGAAATCTTGACTCTATCCAACCACTATACACCAAAAACCAGTGCAATGCACATGGTTTGTCAAAGTATTTCATCGTGAATTTATTCTTAGTATGCAAGAATGCATCCGCAACATCAATACCAGCTCTGTAGTAGAATCAACCAAAGACAACTTTGTAGTATAATGAAACCATGTTTATTTTACAAAGGTTCTCCTCTAGATAAGAAATCACAGGCTGTTCAAAACAATCAACAAGGCAACATCTTGTCAAAACATGTGAAATGTGAGGTCAACAGGATGATCAAAGCAACAATAACTCAAGTAAGCTATAAAGGTTGGCTACATGAACCAAATTCCACCATCCCATAATATCTAAGGCCATATTATCCATTAGTGACAACCATTCCTGGTTTTAGCAACTATTTAGTAAACATAAATTACCTAAAATTAACTACTACCTGAAATTAAGCTAAAAGGCTGAACATTATATGTTTTGACTGCAATGCATCAAAACCTAGGGTTTTTCAGATACAGTCGTTTAAAATGATAGAATTCTAATCAGCATATTCATCAACTATATATTAGatgaaaacaaaatattatATAGGACACAGGAATCAGAATCATCCCTATAAAAAAGATGCATCAATTTCAAAGTTATTCTCACATGAAATGTATAGACTACATTGTGCACATTTTCAGATCCTCTGATCCCCTATGCAATAAATACATCAACTTCAGTATTATTGTCACCTAATATCTACCAAACATTATATAAGTCACTGTAATTTATAATATCAAAAAACAGTGAATCATGCcaaatattattaattataatatcaaaacaaataatgAACCAGAAAACCATGGGTCTACTATTCCAATAGAAGAAGATGACaaagaaaagaattaaaaaactGCAGTAAGCGAACAAGAAATCGAATAGGTTTATGATGCTCACTCTCAATTGAAGGAAACCGAATGCAAAAGAGTTCATCTTTCAATTCCCCGTCAGAGAAATCAGTTGCGTGCCAAACGCATGATTTATCATTCCCGGCATGTTCTTGTACAGAAGTCGAAGGAAGAACTGCGAagaattaagtaaataaatacACCATAAGTAAACAATAACCTCGGGAAGACGAAACCAATAGATATTCACAAACACAGAGTAAATCATCAGACCTAAATGGTTGGCGCAGATCTTGAGCGTCTTAGACTGACGCATAACCAACCTAACTTTCCCTGTTTCCTTGTGCTTCAGAAGCTTCACGGTTCCAACACCCCTCTCTTTCCACTGATTCCCTTCCTTGTCAAATCGATAAAGTTTTGCTTTTCTGCATACGAACAGGACcgatcaaaataaaaaaatcaaacaatcaGATAAATTCACCGACAATATAAATAAAAACTCCATCAAAAAAGGAGAAGCTCGTAAAAAATCAAAATGACGCTATATTACTAATCGATGAACGGAAGGGTATTGGAAGAGCAGTGATTACAAGTCGAGAaggacatcttcttcttcctctccagtGGTAACAGCAACTTCTTCAAGCCTAACAATTGGAGCAACCTGAGCTCCTGTATCTTCGTCTTCACCGGCTGCAACTTCTGTtgcctcttcctctccctcctctttgCGCTCTGCCTCGTTACTCGCCATGATCACTGCAGACAACAACACAGTGGAACTCGGGAAGAGAGATTCTGACTTTTGAGAGAACGAGAGATTGGGAGAGAGAATTGAAGGCAGAAGAAGGGTTTTAAGTTTCAACTTTCGGCGCGTCGATTCTGTGTTTCAGAATATTTACTAGGGTTCCTCGCTTGTTAATGATTCCATGAGGCCGACCTCATAATCACGTAACCCCTGATGACCATTAGATTCGTATAAAACCTCGGTGGGAATGGTGCATTGAATGCTGCGCCGTCAATCCAGTAGATTCGACATGAAGGACCTGATCGACGGCCTGTGATGCACAGATCGACGAAAGAAAATAGTATGGGCCCActatttgatattttgattgatCGGTTCAGTTCGAACTTGGTTATTGGGCAACCTAAAACCAaatcattaaaagaaaattttaggccccgtttgtttagagggatATATGGGATGCGAGTCTCTAACATGTGGTACCCATGTGTTAGTGGGGTAACCAATCAGGGTGAGATTTGtgggaaaagtaaaaagaaTAAGTAATGGATCATCTACACGTACCAACAGATAAACGTACATCttagagccaatcacattttaattttgttttcataaaaacccctcctcccgttgtaaatggcaaaaataggacaggtggttggctctcacatgtacgttcatcTGTTGGTACGTgtagaggaaccgaactccTTTCCCAATTCTTTCTTACATTTGTTTACTGCTCGGGGTGGGGTCTTGCAAAGACAATGGGGTTGGGAAGGGTGATCACATAGGGGGTGGCAATTTGATAGAGGAGGTTGTGCATTAGGGGCAAGGGATAGGGATGATTGCAGGGAGGGATTTTCAAGAGGGTGGTGGTTGATTTCAAGTGGTGGAGTTGGGGGTTGTGGATATGGCAAAAGGTATGAGGGTCAGATATTGTTGGAGGTTGCGGGTGGGTTACAATGGCAATGACCAGGgatttgaggaagaagatgatggtcaaAGAACTGGGCCGATTTCGTGAAATATCTAGACaagtgagagagagatccaTGGCACAGGGCAGCATGAAGGCAAGGATGAGGATCATGTGGAAGTTTTGATAAGAGACGTTGTGATTTGCGACCTTGATCTTCATTAAGTCAAGAAACTCATTGCTACTCGAGATCATGATGCTTTTCATGGTAGGGGAGAAAATGAAGTTGCATCGTCGTCTCTGCCTCTTTAAAATCTTTGGGCAAATATAACCCTAGCAAAAATCACCATCATATCCAATAGTTCGAGAGCAGTAGATCGACAAATATTGCAAAAAAGATTGAGATCTCTTCTTGGTCCTTCTCCAATTGGGCTTCTCAGATCCTTCTAAATCAGGCATTTGGAGTTTTTTGGTCGATTATCAGTTCAGAAATGAAGATTCgacaaaatatttttcatttttttatcaCACGGGAAAGGTAAGACAGGTTTTGTTGCTATTAAACTTGATATGTCCAAAGCTTATGATCGACTTGAATGGAGTCTTATTAAAGCATTATTTGACTTTTTAGGATTTGGTCTTCAGTGGGGTAATCTGATTCATGTACTCTCATTTCTACCCCTCCTTTTCCATTAAATGAATGGAAATCCCTTTGACTACTTTACGGCCTCTAAAGAAATACAACAGGGATGCCCACACAATTCCTATTTATTCATCGTAGCAATGGAAGTCCTCTCTTGGCTTCTTATGCATGGTTTATAAGGATCTTTGTTTGTTCCGAGGTATGAAAATTGCTAGATCTGCACCTAAGATTTCTCATCTCTTATTTGCAGATGAcacatttattttttgtagagCCATTGTGAATGATATCCTTACGATAAAGGcgattttggatttattttttgatcttTCAGGATAAGAGataaattttggaaaaaatggTATGTTCTTCAATAAGAACATCAATGTTTCTAAAAGGACAGTGTTTTGCTCTCTGATTGGGATTAGTGAAATTCCTAATAACTCCAGCTACCTTGGCACTAATCTCATCCACTCTCGTTCCAAGATCAAGGAATTTACCGGTGTTGTTAAAAGATCAAACACTGGATCATCTACATAGAAAGCTAACCAACTTTCATTTGTAGGACATAAAGTTCTTATTCAGTCTGTGTTGAGTTGTATACCTGCTTACCTAATGTCATCATTCTTGTTCCCACACAAAATCTATAAAGCTATAGATCCAATTTGCCTTAATTTCTAGAATGGAAGCATAGGGAAATGCAAAAAAATCTTGTTTAATTGGCTGGGATAAAGTGTGTTCTCCTTTAATTCTCAAGTTAGAGTGGAGACTGCTCAATAGTACAAATGATTTGTGGGCTAAGGTAATTAAGGTTAAATACTTCCCTCACACTTCCATCTTTGAGCCTAAGGTTTGCAAAAAGAGAAGGTCTtggtgtcacgcccccatcccagacaagggatattatacattataaggggtgactaggacgacacatatcatcccattaagctgccaggatcattgacacagtgtcccaacacacagtcataatcaataataaaataatataatatcagagtgcggaaaggagAATATTACATTTCAAAAGATTAATGGCTTTGCAGAagtgtataaaatcaaatagttacaagatgatcaaagcttagatgataaatactgtaattaatccatttttcattaccatctaataactatcaacaaagGTATAACAGTAattgtttatacatgggcctacgtcctaaaaaaaataaaaggggaacaagtccctagaattctcacggcccataggcacaatcgtcacaaggatACCCGTTGCCAtattcctctaacacagcttccggctcctccgtacttgcatcataatctaaaaaaaatgtgtacacaagggggttagctccactgagccagtgaggggatggggatgcacaaacacacaattcatatagtccaatgatgcatgcatatgttaaataaattttccacctaacatcacaactaagtcagaggtatatgctactgtgacaactcgggagacactgtgggtcacttaagttatcgccacaatgaaacctcaattatcacctgggacctacgccgatcgaagcctcaaagaccactcagtggcagacccctgataaccaatactaccatgactggcctctcccacctccatagaatccgatgtactgatta
The sequence above is a segment of the Telopea speciosissima isolate NSW1024214 ecotype Mountain lineage chromosome 7, Tspe_v1, whole genome shotgun sequence genome. Coding sequences within it:
- the LOC122668772 gene encoding ran-binding protein 1 homolog c-like — encoded protein: MASNEAERKEEGEEEATEVAAGEDEDTGAQVAPIVRLEEVAVTTGEEEEDVLLDLKAKLYRFDKEGNQWKERGVGTVKLLKHKETGKVRLVMRQSKTLKICANHLVLPSTSVQEHAGNDKSCVWHATDFSDGELKDELFCIRFPSIENCKTFKEMIAEVAESQGKKDGESEEGTSAAGLIEKLSVSESKDKEEKTEKVPAPTAEHKEEEKEQKEEEKAKPDR